One Rubritalea squalenifaciens DSM 18772 genomic region harbors:
- the ruvA gene encoding Holliday junction branch migration protein RuvA: MIARLRGEVLEALPNRLVVDVNGVGYLVHVPLSTYDKLNPLVGDAIDLRTHLHIRENAQTLYGFATDSERDMFLLLIDRVSGIGPAIAMAVLSGMPVEHFKTCVVNSEVAALSKIKGLGKKTAERIVLELKDKVGVAESWKAASESEVPSAGTDAEMALIGLGYKQVEARKAVKKILDEDASASVEEVLRGALRLLNS, from the coding sequence ATGATCGCAAGACTACGAGGAGAGGTTCTGGAAGCGCTGCCAAACCGTTTGGTGGTGGATGTAAATGGAGTGGGATATCTTGTGCATGTTCCCCTCTCTACCTACGACAAGCTGAACCCTTTGGTTGGTGATGCGATTGATCTGCGTACTCATCTGCATATCCGAGAGAATGCTCAGACCTTGTATGGATTTGCAACGGACTCGGAGCGGGACATGTTTCTGCTCTTGATCGACCGTGTGAGTGGGATTGGCCCTGCGATCGCGATGGCGGTGCTGAGCGGGATGCCGGTAGAGCATTTTAAAACTTGCGTGGTGAATAGTGAGGTAGCTGCGCTTTCCAAGATCAAAGGACTGGGCAAGAAGACGGCTGAACGGATCGTGCTAGAACTGAAGGATAAGGTGGGTGTGGCTGAAAGCTGGAAGGCGGCGAGTGAGAGTGAAGTGCCTAGTGCGGGTACTGATGCCGAGATGGCTCTGATCGGACTTGGTTATAAGCAAGTAGAGGCGCGTAAGGCGGTGAAGAAGATTCTGGATGAGGACGCATCCGCCAGTGTGGAGGAAGTGTTGCGTGGTGCTCTGAGGCTGCTTAATAGTTAG
- a CDS encoding phosphoenolpyruvate carboxylase, translated as MTDKDQIRDDLRLQGFEQIDSTLSLLVDCLSEALTSLGEDDLLPFLPWRGDTPKSDPPEGIQQLYSIGFQLLNMVEERVSAAIRREREKSLGADSIRGLWARAIKDMKKLGLDEDQILSVLRDVHVEPVLTAHPTEAKRATVRERHREIYQNLVTSEYPKFTEREKRRINTKITAAMETLWRTGEIHMTRPDLNQELRNALYYLREMFPAVLNRLDGHFTEAWRDAGFSVKKLRNSECYPKITFGTWIGGDRDGHPLVTPEVTKKTLADLRYHSLVLLRKELKEIAFHLTISSQFQEIPQTLQKRIDLMKLELSDTAWAEKVVEQNRDEPWRQLVYLMRGKLYDTAEGRGGYGGPEQLDADLAILESTLQETGCSHLIEQHVSPIRHKVKTFGFHLATIDIRQNSEYHDKALSQLLVRAKVEDGENFGSWPEEKRLEFLSKELLSTRPFIHNNSTAGPEADSVLNSYRVIAEQIRNHGNHGIGSFIVSMTRSVSDLLVVYVLMREAGLMVNTEEGLASPIEVVPLYETKDDLDSSQDLLAGFLDHEVTQRSYKLRFMDGNVVQQVMLGYSDSNKDCGILTAQWALYRAEKAMVEIAAKRDIKLRYFHGRGGTISRGAGPTQWFMAALPHGSLSGHFRMTEQGETIAQKYANLANATYNVELLAACTAATAAKHKYGEPTEDPCIQFMDRLSKGSEAAYQKLLRTEGFIPFYREATVIDALENSRIGSRPSRRTGKTSFSLDDLRAIPWVFSWTQARFYLPGWFGTGSALKSIKDESPEDFATLKQNLKKSIFLQYVLTNVETNLASANKELMEAYASLVTDEALRQKFMDIILTEFELTHELLTEVFDGAFTERRPRMHKTLEIREEPLRVLHKQQVKLIKDWRQLKAEEKEEQADALFPKILLSINAISSGLRTTG; from the coding sequence GTGACTGACAAAGACCAAATCCGCGACGATCTCCGACTCCAAGGCTTCGAGCAAATCGATTCCACGCTCAGCCTGCTAGTTGACTGTCTCTCAGAAGCACTGACCAGCCTCGGTGAAGACGACCTTCTTCCTTTCCTGCCTTGGCGTGGCGACACCCCAAAATCCGATCCACCGGAGGGAATCCAGCAGCTTTACTCCATCGGCTTCCAGCTTCTCAACATGGTTGAAGAGCGAGTCTCCGCCGCCATCCGCCGTGAGCGAGAGAAATCACTCGGTGCCGATTCCATCCGTGGCCTCTGGGCCCGTGCCATTAAGGACATGAAGAAACTCGGCCTTGATGAAGACCAGATCCTTTCCGTCCTTCGTGATGTACATGTGGAGCCAGTCCTGACCGCTCACCCGACCGAAGCCAAACGCGCCACTGTCCGTGAGCGCCACCGCGAAATCTACCAAAACCTCGTCACCAGCGAGTATCCCAAATTCACCGAGCGCGAGAAGCGCCGCATCAACACGAAGATCACTGCCGCCATGGAAACACTCTGGCGTACCGGTGAGATTCACATGACACGCCCTGACCTCAATCAGGAACTGCGTAACGCACTCTACTACCTGCGCGAGATGTTCCCGGCAGTGCTCAACCGCCTGGACGGTCACTTCACGGAAGCATGGCGCGATGCTGGTTTCTCCGTGAAGAAGCTGCGTAACTCCGAGTGCTACCCTAAAATCACCTTCGGCACCTGGATCGGCGGAGACCGCGACGGCCACCCGCTGGTCACCCCGGAAGTCACCAAGAAAACTCTAGCCGACCTCCGCTATCACTCACTCGTTCTCCTCCGCAAGGAGCTCAAGGAGATCGCGTTCCACCTCACTATTTCCAGCCAGTTCCAGGAAATTCCGCAGACGCTGCAAAAGCGCATCGACCTGATGAAGCTCGAGCTTTCCGACACAGCTTGGGCCGAAAAAGTCGTCGAGCAGAACAGGGACGAGCCATGGAGACAACTCGTCTACCTCATGCGTGGCAAACTCTACGACACCGCAGAAGGCCGTGGAGGCTACGGAGGCCCTGAGCAACTTGATGCGGATCTCGCCATCTTAGAGAGCACTCTGCAGGAAACTGGTTGCTCCCACCTCATCGAGCAGCACGTTTCCCCAATCCGCCACAAGGTCAAAACCTTCGGCTTCCATCTGGCCACCATCGATATCCGCCAGAACTCCGAGTACCATGACAAGGCACTCAGCCAGCTTTTAGTCCGTGCGAAAGTCGAGGACGGCGAAAACTTCGGCAGCTGGCCAGAAGAGAAGAGACTCGAATTCCTCTCCAAGGAACTTCTTTCCACCCGCCCGTTCATTCACAACAACTCCACCGCTGGCCCTGAGGCAGATTCCGTACTCAACAGCTATCGAGTCATTGCTGAGCAGATCCGCAACCATGGCAATCACGGCATCGGTTCCTTCATCGTCTCCATGACCCGCTCCGTATCCGACCTCCTGGTCGTCTACGTTCTCATGCGTGAGGCTGGCCTCATGGTGAATACCGAAGAGGGTCTCGCCTCTCCGATCGAGGTCGTACCACTTTATGAGACCAAGGACGATTTGGATTCCTCCCAGGACCTCCTTGCAGGCTTCCTTGACCACGAGGTCACCCAGCGCAGTTACAAGCTCCGCTTCATGGACGGCAATGTGGTCCAGCAGGTCATGCTTGGATACTCAGACTCCAACAAAGACTGTGGCATCCTGACCGCCCAGTGGGCACTCTACCGCGCAGAGAAAGCCATGGTGGAAATCGCAGCCAAGCGCGATATCAAGCTCCGCTACTTCCACGGCCGTGGCGGCACCATTTCCCGCGGTGCAGGCCCAACTCAGTGGTTCATGGCAGCTCTTCCACACGGCTCCCTCTCCGGTCACTTCCGTATGACTGAGCAGGGTGAAACCATCGCCCAGAAGTACGCTAACCTCGCCAACGCCACCTACAACGTGGAGTTGCTCGCAGCTTGTACGGCTGCCACGGCGGCTAAGCACAAGTACGGTGAACCCACTGAAGATCCATGTATTCAGTTCATGGACAGACTATCCAAGGGTTCCGAAGCAGCTTACCAGAAACTCCTTCGCACCGAGGGATTCATCCCATTCTATCGCGAGGCTACCGTCATCGACGCTCTGGAAAACTCCCGCATCGGATCCCGCCCGTCCCGCCGTACAGGCAAGACATCCTTCTCACTGGATGACCTGCGTGCCATTCCATGGGTATTCTCATGGACACAGGCTCGCTTTTATCTCCCGGGTTGGTTCGGCACCGGCAGCGCGCTCAAGAGTATCAAAGATGAATCTCCTGAAGATTTCGCCACTCTGAAGCAGAACCTCAAGAAATCCATCTTCCTCCAGTACGTTCTCACCAACGTAGAAACCAACCTCGCCAGTGCGAACAAGGAACTCATGGAAGCCTACGCCAGTCTCGTTACCGATGAGGCACTGCGTCAGAAATTCATGGATATTATCCTGACCGAGTTCGAACTCACCCACGAGCTACTCACCGAGGTCTTCGACGGCGCTTTCACCGAGCGTCGCCCGAGAATGCACAAGACTCTCGAGATCCGCGAAGAACCACTTCGCGTGCTTCACAAGCAACAAGTGAAGCTCATCAAAGATTGGCGTCAGCTGAAGGCAGAGGAAAAAGAAGAACAGGCAGATGCCCTCTTCCCGAAAATCCTCCTGTCTATCAACGCCATCTCCAGTGGTCTCCGCACCACCGGCTAG
- a CDS encoding NADH-quinone oxidoreductase subunit A produces MLQDYFPVVLQALTAIGFAAISLGLSVLLGKKGRKSQYKDTVYECGMLPLSDSSARFSVKFYMVAMLFVLFDIEVVFMYPFALQFKELIAVSTVPLWSALGFVGVLAVAYVYALKKGALSWNE; encoded by the coding sequence ATGCTGCAAGATTACTTTCCTGTTGTCCTCCAGGCTCTGACCGCGATCGGATTCGCGGCCATTTCACTTGGACTGAGCGTGCTTCTTGGCAAAAAAGGCCGTAAGAGCCAGTACAAGGATACAGTCTACGAGTGCGGGATGCTTCCGCTAAGTGACAGCTCCGCACGCTTCAGCGTCAAGTTCTACATGGTGGCCATGCTCTTCGTCCTCTTCGACATCGAGGTCGTTTTCATGTATCCCTTCGCTCTCCAGTTCAAGGAACTCATCGCAGTGAGCACCGTCCCACTATGGAGTGCACTCGGGTTTGTGGGCGTTCTTGCCGTCGCTTACGTCTATGCTCTCAAGAAAGGCGCCCTCAGCTGGAACGAGTAA
- a CDS encoding cryptochrome/photolyase family protein: MEGTLIYPHQLFDQHPALAKGRKVYFIEEPLLYGKDKHWPLKHHARRQALIKEAGDRYLEVLLGEGYELEVISLGVELSTSREMLDQLPGGLEKVVLCKVVDDLLERRLEQWAEDKGVTLDWVDSPNFLTPEAWWRNYFQGKVKPFMAHFYKAQRKRLGILLDDEGEPAGGRWSFDEENRKKLPKDYQQPELPEQKPFDQSTKSWVARLFPDAWGTANGNQGLPRTHHEAEAWLEVFLQERFETFGDYEDAISSRFATQQHSVLTPMLNIGLLDPVKVVDRALEYGEAYQVPLNSVEGFVRQVIGWREFMRCMYELYGRKMRMENFWGFEHEMPRCFYTGRSGLPPVDNAVRRVLETGYAHHIERLMVFGVIFQLCHVKPTSVYQWFMELFVDAYDWVMVPNVYGMSQFADGGKFVTKPYVCGSNYIRKMSDYPKGGWCEIWDALFWDYIAANRSFYAEQPRLGMMVRQLDRMGEVKLEGHRKLAREYRERIHRGWECEEELF; this comes from the coding sequence GTGGAAGGCACACTCATTTATCCTCATCAGCTTTTTGATCAACACCCGGCCCTGGCGAAAGGGCGGAAAGTGTACTTTATTGAGGAGCCGCTGCTCTACGGAAAGGATAAGCATTGGCCGCTCAAGCACCATGCCCGTAGACAGGCTCTCATTAAAGAGGCGGGTGATCGGTACCTAGAGGTACTGCTGGGTGAGGGGTATGAGCTTGAGGTTATCTCTCTGGGGGTTGAGCTGTCTACCAGCCGGGAGATGCTGGATCAGCTGCCGGGTGGTTTAGAGAAGGTCGTGCTTTGTAAGGTAGTCGATGACTTGCTGGAGCGTCGGCTTGAGCAATGGGCCGAGGACAAGGGAGTGACTCTGGATTGGGTGGATTCACCAAATTTCCTGACTCCCGAGGCCTGGTGGCGCAACTATTTTCAAGGCAAGGTGAAGCCCTTCATGGCACATTTTTACAAGGCGCAGCGCAAGCGACTGGGGATTTTGCTGGATGATGAGGGGGAGCCAGCGGGCGGGCGCTGGAGTTTTGACGAGGAGAATAGGAAGAAGCTTCCGAAAGATTATCAGCAGCCTGAGCTGCCGGAGCAAAAGCCTTTCGATCAGTCGACGAAGAGCTGGGTGGCCAGATTGTTTCCTGATGCCTGGGGGACGGCGAATGGTAATCAGGGTCTGCCTCGTACTCATCATGAGGCTGAAGCTTGGCTGGAGGTCTTCCTGCAGGAGAGGTTTGAGACCTTCGGGGATTACGAGGATGCCATTTCTAGCCGCTTTGCGACTCAGCAGCATAGTGTGCTGACCCCAATGTTGAATATCGGATTATTAGACCCCGTGAAGGTGGTGGATCGCGCCTTGGAGTATGGTGAAGCTTATCAGGTGCCGCTTAATTCCGTAGAAGGTTTTGTAAGACAAGTGATCGGGTGGCGAGAGTTCATGCGCTGTATGTATGAGTTGTATGGCCGCAAGATGCGTATGGAGAATTTCTGGGGGTTCGAGCATGAGATGCCTCGCTGTTTCTACACGGGACGGAGTGGCTTACCTCCGGTGGACAATGCTGTGCGGCGAGTTTTGGAGACTGGTTACGCCCATCACATCGAGCGACTGATGGTCTTTGGGGTCATCTTTCAGCTCTGTCACGTGAAGCCGACATCAGTCTACCAGTGGTTCATGGAGTTGTTTGTTGATGCCTATGACTGGGTCATGGTGCCCAATGTCTATGGGATGAGTCAGTTTGCCGATGGTGGGAAATTTGTCACCAAGCCCTATGTCTGTGGTTCCAACTATATTCGCAAGATGAGTGACTATCCCAAAGGGGGATGGTGTGAGATATGGGATGCTCTATTTTGGGACTACATCGCGGCTAACAGGAGTTTCTATGCCGAGCAGCCAAGGCTAGGTATGATGGTGCGCCAACTGGATAGGATGGGGGAAGTAAAGCTAGAGGGCCATCGTAAGCTTGCACGCGAATATCGCGAACGGATCCATCGCGGCTGGGAATGTGAAGAGGAGCTCTTCTAG